Proteins encoded together in one Triticum dicoccoides isolate Atlit2015 ecotype Zavitan chromosome 7B, WEW_v2.0, whole genome shotgun sequence window:
- the LOC119339944 gene encoding protein MULTIPOLAR SPINDLE 1-like — MAPASRPPTATPLAASSSRIDSPSLKAALAMALIHYKRLPSTTAAAAGTSSPPLIHWKRKAKERKREILRLREELKLLQDGVRGEAMEPPVASCRCHFFDGCSDLQPPPPTGGGEHWVDEVLRRRFLRLARWKEKRRRLDRSLPVTSLMDFNSEDEIQQLSLSTDFLVELSDGIFAKREPCSTFGTFSHQAVDFILALLKNILSSKREKELVEEIIDGLVTRLMKRMCTIPENAGTSDSGPVDCSDAQFNVQHLFRKLGNEEFIGQRIILAVSQKISNVSESLLLLDPFDDSFPDMHGNMFMLIQLIEFLISDYMKIWLCCEQFDRKIFEEWVRSILKARKDLEVLENINGLYVVYIERVVGRLAREVAPAAHEGKLDLDVFSKLLC, encoded by the exons ATGGCTCCCGCCTCCCGCCCGCCGACGGCGACGCCGCTGGCCGCATCCTCGTCCCGGATAGACTCGCCATCGCTGAAGGCAGCCCTCGCAATGGCTCTCATCCACTACAAACGCCTCCCCTCgacaaccgccgccgccgcgggcaccTCCTCCCCGCCTCTTATCCACTGGAAGCGCAAG GCTAAGGAGCGGAAGCGCGAGATCCTCCGCCTCCGCGAAGAGCTCAAGCTCCTCCAAG ATGGGGTGCGAGGGGAGGCGATGGAGCCGCCGGTTGCATCATGCCGCTGCCACTTCTTTGACGGGTGCAGCGacctgcagccgccgccgccaacgGGTGGAGGAGAACATTGGGTCGACGAGGTGCTGCGGAGGAGGTTCCTCAGATTGG CGCGGTGGAAGGAGAAGCGACGGAGACTGGATCGATCTCTTCCCGTCACTAGTTTGATGG ACTTCAATAGCGAGGATGAGATACAACAGCTTAGCTTGTCAACTGATTTCCTGGTGGAGCTATCAGATGGGATTTTTGCGAAA AGAGAACCTTGCTCCACATTTGGTACATTCTCTCACCAAGCAGTAGACTTCATTTTGG CTTTATTGAAGAACATTCTATCGTCGAAAAGGGAAAAGGAACTGGTTGAGGAGATAATTGATGGTTTAGTGACACGTTTGATGAAAAGGATGTGCACCATTCCTGAAAATGCTGGTACTTCAGATTCAG GGCCAGTTGACTGCTCAGATGCCCAATTCAATGTGCAGCACTTGTTCCGCAAGTTAGGAAATGAAGAGTTCATTGGTCAGCGGATAATCCTTGCAGTTTCTCAAAAGATCTCAAATGTATCAGAAAGCTTGCTTCTCTTAGATCCGTTTGATGATTCCTTCCCTGATATGCATGGCAATATGTTCATGTT GATACAATTAATCGAGTTCCTCATATCTGATTACATGAAAATTTGGCTATGTTGCGAGCAATTTGACAGAA AAATATTTGAAGAATGGGTGAGATCTATTCTGAAGGCACGCAAAGACCTGGAAGTCCTAGAAAACATAAATGGGCTGTATGTAGTGTACATTGAGCGAGTGGTCGGAAGGTTGGCGAGGGAGGTGGCTCCTGCTGCTCACGAGGGAAAGCTGGACCTGGATGTCTTTTCCAAACTCCTGTGCTGA